Within the Medicago truncatula cultivar Jemalong A17 chromosome 4, MtrunA17r5.0-ANR, whole genome shotgun sequence genome, the region aaattaagatgatatttttttcatatcgaatttaaaatctatacatttgatcaaaaaagttttttgttTCCCGTGTTGGCACGGGTCACTATACTagttaaataagaataagaaataaaatgtggtggggtagggtgttgaatgaaaaaaccattggagaggtaaaaattgaataggtgttgaattaagagagagaaaatgatgtggagtgttgggaattgaaaaagtggatgttgagagttgttgaatatattttggcattgtaaatggtcttatTTTGGTTTGACAAATTCAGTTTCTTGCCAACCTACAATGACAAATGAATTTAAAACATGTGTGAGTATGTGACTCAAAGAAAATAGATACGCAATTTGGCTAgctaattattataatattcatTAGAGTTCGTATGATGTTAGATTTCTAGAGGTTCCTATCGTGAAACTCCAAGATCTCCTCTTTGATAACATGTCAAAAGCttgtatttttaagaatatagtGTAGTCTTGtagttttcttttctcttaGGTTTTGCCCTTTTGAACAAttaaaaagttcatttttttttcttcaaatattgttaaaaattaaaaagttaaaaatggcAAAAAAATAGTGTAATCCGTAATCTAGATTATAGTATATCAGGTGGAAAAAAATCCAGTGATTAGgtgttaaattaaattaattaattaattaaaggtTTAAATGCTCGATTGATCCCTTAACTTGATTTCAAACATCAGTTTGGttccataagtaataaaaagttTGCTAAGGTctcttaactttatttaaagtatcaGTTTTGTTatttctgttaatttaattaaaaaaacattaaattttggtccttaactaatttaattagtattaatttGGTAtctaaacttaattttttttaaattaaattaataaaaaagataaaaccgatactttaaataaagttaagggacctaaACAGATATTTTATACTTGTAGGGTCAAATTGATAAGGGACCAATCGAACATTTAAGCCATAATTAAAAAGTCCCactcaaaacaaatcaaactacTAGTAAAAcctgaattttcaattgaagtAAAcgatttcttaaaataaaataaaaattgaagcaAACGATGCAAAGCATGATATAAAACCGAGAAACTCGTCCCACTTGGTTGCGTAAAAAGGAACAAAACTTAAATAAACAAACACACTCAACTCAAGATTTAACAGTCAGTTTCTTGCGTTACTATACTGAAACCGAGATTCATTCCAAAAAGATGAAAGCAGTTTCCGATTGGATCCATTCTTCTTCAAATGAGCACATTGAAACGTACCAGCAATGGTTCATCTTAGCCGATTCAGGTTTTTTCTACTTCACTTCTTCATTTCTTCACTTTCTTTCACACACATTGTAAAACCAATTCATCActatttattttcggttttcatTGATTGATGGTAGATGGAGATGGCCGTATTAGTGGAAATGATGCTATCAAGTTCTTTGCTCTCTCCAACTTGTCTCGCCCTCAGCTCAAGCAggtttatacaattttttttctttcaatttttgttcCTCATTTCAGTTACAATAACTTTATCAAATGTTAATTTACTTGCAAATCGCAATTAAGCTGGCTTAATTGCATTGTTTCACTATTAATTTCCTATTTCCCTGATCACAGGTTTGGGCTATTGCGGATACCAAGAGACAAGGTTTTTTAGGTTTTGAAGAGTTTGTTACTGCAATGCAGGTTATATACATTTTAAAATGCTGAATTTGTGTTGCGTTTTAATATGAATGGATGATCTGATATCAAAATCTGACTTTAAAATCGAATGTTTGTTGCAATAAACAGCTCATTTCTGTGGGACAGGCAGGGTATGATCTCAACTCAGATATCCTGAAAACTCAGAGTAAGTTTGCTTGCGTTTTATTTTAAGATATTGTGTCCTTATATGTTTGCATTACATAAGTCATCCTCGAGAGAGGTTGAGGGTGATGGATTCGCCGGTGTTGGTTGCTTCCACTGCGATGGGGGAGCCGGTCTAAGGGGAGGTACCTGCAGAAGTCACTTCGATGCCAAAGTCATAATATTATAGTAGTGAAGTAGAGGGATTAGAGATACCTCAAATAGGGTTCGGTACACCTGTTATGACTTGGTCAGTGATTCTAGTCCTGTCCTGTTACGAATATCCATCCTGTCATGGAAAGGACGATGAAGTGAGGTCTCGTGTAATGACCTCTTTATCTGTTGAATGTAAATCATTTGGCATGATGCTGGCTACTCAATGTGTAGCTATGATGCTTAATTTATGGATACCAATAAGAGAAAGTTCATTAATGTTTAATTTCCTTGGTATTAATGTTATACATTTAAATTTCAAGGAATATTGAAACAACAAACAAACCTGAGAAAATCTACTCGTCTTAATAATTGCAGAAATGGCTAACCTAGTAAACTCATGAACTACCTATACAGGGAGGGTGTTGGTCTCGATATGCATACTGATGCTATATGTAATACCAATATATTATCTGTTGTGTTGaaatatactacctccgtccctaattataaggcccttttgaaaaaataacgggaattaagatagttgatatttgtattaaatatgtttgtaattactattgtttttacaattttatcctttaagaaagagggttggcttatgttttcaacattctatttattgctgattgaagaaaaagatgtataataaataggggcatgtatgtaaaaaaataattaatgtagttggaaatagaaaaggggtcttataaaaagggacaaaaaaaaaatctcaaaagggtcttataattagggacggaggtagtaatataCTATCTGTTGTATTTAAAGAGACTGAATTTCCCTCCAGTCtaacttaattttttcttttgctcTTAGCGTTTGTGCTATTTATTCGTTTCAATGTATTTAATCGCCcctatttctatttatttcAGTTGACAATGAAAAGATCAAACTTCCAGTCATGGAAGGAATTGATGTATTAGTAGCAGTAAGCAGCGCTTTTTATATCGCTTTGTACTTTATCAATTAGATTGTCCTATTTCTGTCGATTCCTTTTCTTATTGGtttgttttctgtttgtttTATTAGAATAAAGCGAGTTCGACAATAAATGCCCAACCTGATTTATTTGGTAAgacatgtaattttttatttccttattaATGACATTgtattgtttaattaatattgattgattttttttttttataatacataggTACTGGTCAGCCTCGGCCTTTTCCACCAGTTGCTTCAAAATCTGTAAAGAAGGTGAGTGCTCCAAATTTGTGCCCATTTTGACAAAAATGAAGTTTTTCCTATTAaagcaaataaaatatgtaaaattaaGACTACCTTGCTTTTATAGTTGAGGAACCAATTGTAAAAATGCTTACCAGTTCATGTTTCTAATTTTCGGATTCTGAAATAAAAGGCCCTGTCTCTCTTGCTTACATTCATTGCATGATTACATCATGAATCAGATGATGTAGGCAAGGCAATATTGAAGTGACGTAATTACTATGCCAAAATTGTTTGGAGTGTGCATCTGTAACTCTGTTTCTTTTCAAGCTCTACTATGTACGTCCTAACTTCATTTCAATAATTTGCGAGGTATATTCTAATATAGTAGTGTCTTTTTTTAGTTACCTCTCAGTGCAGTGACATCAATAATAGATGGATTGAAGAAATTGTATGTGGAGCGGTTAAAACCATTGGAGGTCACTTATCGATTCAATGATTTTGTATCTCCGGTATTGGTAAGTGATGTCTGCATTCAATATATAACTAAAATATGCTAATTTCTGTACACTGCATATGTGAACAAGGCAGTATCATGATTCATGGCATATTATTCATGTCATTACAACTAACAAGTTAGGATGCCTCTGATTTGTCCCTTTCAGACCGACAGTGATTTTGATGCTAAACCAATGGTCATGCTTCTTGGTCAATATTCCACCGGGAAAACAACATTTATAAAACATTTGCTAAGATGTGAATATCCAGGTTAGTTATATTGTGGTTGATCTAGTAACTTCATTATATAAATTCCTTCATGTATATATATTGACGATAGCGGGGTATAAATTCCTTTATTAATCCTATATCACCTTACTATTGACACAGGGGCACACATTGGACCAGAGCCTACGACTGACAGATTTGTTGCTGTCATGGTACTAtaatcttcttttctttttccaagTATTGCCTTTGGATGTTAATCAAATCTAAACAAAACTCTTCATTTTGGGGCGTCAGAGATCATTCTGTAATTGTGAATTTGTTCCACAGTGTTCACTAAGGTTCAAAGCTCAATATCTTTCTTTATTTGTAGTCTGGAACTGATGAGAGGAGCATTCCTGGAAATACTGTAGCTGTCGATGCTAGCATGCCTTTTAGTGGCCTGACAACTTTTGGTAGTTCGTTTTTGTCAAAGTTTCAATGCTCTCAAATGCCACATccagtgagtttttttttatatatttccaaTTTCACTTCTGCTCTGTTGGCATTTTCGTTCTTGAACttgaaacaatattttctttcaGCTGCTAGATGAAATAACATTTGTGGACACCCCTGGTGTCCTCTCTGGAGAAAAACAAAGGACTCAACGAAGTTATGATTTCACTGGTGTTATATCGTGGTTTGCTGCGAAGTGTGATTTGATTCTTCTCCTATTTGATCCTCACAAACTCGACATCAGTGATGAATTTAAACGAGTGATCTACTCTCTACGCGGTCATGATGACAAAATACGCGTTGTGTTGAATAAGGCAGACCAAATCGATACTCAGCAAGTAAGACAGTATCAACAAAATTTAAACTGACCTAAATATTTCTGACAACTTGTTTTTTCTAGTTTTTGGCTTACTTATGTGCCCCATATTGTAATACTGCAGCTCATGAGAGTTTATGGAGCACTGATGTGGTCTTTGGGAAAAGTTCTGAATACCCCAGAAGTTGTACGTGTATATATTGGGTAAGTTAGTTGTCTTTGAAATACATATAATGATTCACTAATTTTGTTATTCACTACTCATTTAAGCTTATGCTGTCCTGTTGCAATTGAACATCATAAGATCTTTATGCTTTCATAATTTTGGTgaaaaggcttggttgttgttgtagtttTGGTGAAAAGAGTTATCCTTGTTATCTTCTCTTTCTTAGCATTTTGCAGGTGAATTCACGTTTAAATGTGTAGTGTCTGCCTGTGCTTCACATTGTTTTCGCATTACGTTAATGGATTCGTTCTCCAGTTAATATGACATTCTTCAGCTGATAGTTTGTACGACTTTCTTTGACTTTTCAGCTCATTCAATGATAAGCCTATAAATGAAGGCTTTGTTGGCCCATTAGGACAGGAACTTtttaaaaaggaacaaaatgATCTCCTTTCAGATTTGGTAGATATTCCAAGAAAGGCGTGTGACGGTCGGGTACAGTctcttttcatatattttttagacCTGGTCATACAAATgagtaaataataatatatgaacATAGCAGATTGCTGCAAGCTTATACTCCTTTATTTGTCTGTGTTTTCATTTTCCGGTTCTAAAATACGATGTCATTGGAATGGGGCAGATCAATGAATTTGTTAAACGTGCTAGATCTGCTAAAATTCATGCTTATATAGTTAGTCATCTTAAGATGGAGATGCCTGCAATGATGGGCAAAGCTAAGGTGCAACAAAGGCTTATAGATAATCTTgaagatgaatttaaaaaggTATCCTTCCATTTTTGTTTCCTTATTTTGCCTAGTTTCTCCGTTACATATTATTTACTATCATCTTGCAAAACAGGTTCAAAGGGAGTTTCATCTGCCAGCTGGTGATTTTCCTAATATTGATCACTTTAGAGAGGTTTTGAGTAGTTATAGCATCGACAAGTTTGATAAATTGAAGCCTAAAATGATTCAAGCTGTAGATGACATGCTTGGTTATGAAATACCAGAGCTCTTAAAGAAATTTAGAAATCCTTATGATTAGGATGAAAACATTGAGCttgttgttgagaaattgaAGGTGCACCA harbors:
- the LOC11440107 gene encoding EH domain-containing protein 1, translated to MKAVSDWIHSSSNEHIETYQQWFILADSDGDGRISGNDAIKFFALSNLSRPQLKQVWAIADTKRQGFLGFEEFVTAMQLISVGQAGYDLNSDILKTQIDNEKIKLPVMEGIDVLVANKASSTINAQPDLFGTGQPRPFPPVASKSVKKLPLSAVTSIIDGLKKLYVERLKPLEVTYRFNDFVSPVLTDSDFDAKPMVMLLGQYSTGKTTFIKHLLRCEYPGAHIGPEPTTDRFVAVMSGTDERSIPGNTVAVDASMPFSGLTTFGSSFLSKFQCSQMPHPLLDEITFVDTPGVLSGEKQRTQRSYDFTGVISWFAAKCDLILLLFDPHKLDISDEFKRVIYSLRGHDDKIRVVLNKADQIDTQQLMRVYGALMWSLGKVLNTPEVVRVYIGSFNDKPINEGFVGPLGQELFKKEQNDLLSDLVDIPRKACDGRINEFVKRARSAKIHAYIVSHLKMEMPAMMGKAKVQQRLIDNLEDEFKKVQREFHLPAGDFPNIDHFREVLSSYSIDKFDKLKPKMIQAVDDMLGYEIPELLKKFRNPYD